A region from the Hylaeus volcanicus isolate JK05 chromosome 6, UHH_iyHylVolc1.0_haploid, whole genome shotgun sequence genome encodes:
- the LOC128878042 gene encoding tubulin-specific chaperone cofactor E-like protein — protein MPSLLEALELKYGSSTTECSLTDEETESSSPKAALSVSIFIPKKSPRHTVPALLVLQDCDIESAGNDAEKLRNKCKNVEELDLAQNKLSQWTEVFEILQHMPKIKFLNLSFNCLAEVLDVRHGSYDHLRNLVLNGTRVSWSTVQGLVRLLRNLEELHLSLNEYRTVDLEHQKSENGNDSVKKLHFTGNPVEVWNEISKLGYVFPNLESLVLAECPLRSLALVDDRNSNDEETTTCPGKDQENLSEDNENMNNLEADENVDEKGNRIYAEGKVNYDRSESESESSGTSVRSSHDPFRKLRFLNVNGTLLSTWDDVERLARFPVLKSLRIQGCPLFESPREYTEHERRQLLIARLPNVETLNGGGVISSQEREDAERAFIRYYMDKPEADRPERYSELVAIHGKLDPLVHVDLTPEKRVKVTFTYGDLVEVRSVDVYRTVFELKTKLESMVKIPANRMRLFYVDQEMKAQYGPEEMLYPNKQLYRYNIRNGDEIIIDSKLNRCASASSTTSSIRS, from the exons ATGCCGTCGTTGCTGGAAGCGCTGGAGCTGAAGTACGGCAGTTCAACGACCGAGTGCTCCCTCACGGACGAGGAGACGGAGTCCAGCTCGCCGAAGGCCGCCCTCTCCGTCAGCATATTCATCCCGAAGAAGTCGCCACGTCACACTGTCCCAGCCCTGCTGGTGCTCCAAGACTGCGACATTGAGTCGGCTGGAAACGACGCCGAGAAGTTGCGAAACAAATGCAAGAATGTCGAGGAGCTCGACCTGGCCCAGAATAAGCTCTCCCAGTGGACGGAGGTGTTCGAGATTCTGCAGCACATGCCCAAGATCAAGTTCCTCAACCTGAGCTTCAACTGCCTTGCCGAGGTCCTCGATGTCAGACACGGGAGCTACGACCACCTGAGGAACCTGGTGCTGAACGGCACACGGGTCTCCTGGTCGACCGTACAGGGTCTCGTGAGGCTGCTACGCAACCTCGAGGAGCTCCATCTGTCCTTGAACGAGTACAGGACGGTCGATCTGGAGCACCAGAAGTCCGAGAACGGGAACGACTCGGTGAAGAAGCTTCACTTCACTGGGAATCCCGTGGAGGTGTGGAACGAGATCTCCAAGCTTGGCTACGTGTTCCCTAATCTCGAGAGTCTGGTGTTAGCCGAGTGTCCTCTCAGGTCGCTCGCGTTGGTCGACGACAGGAACTCCAACGACGAGGAGACCACCACGTGCCCCGGCAAGGATCAGGAGAACCTTAGCGAGgacaatgaaaatatgaacaaCTTGGAGGCTGACGAGAACGTGGACGAGAAGGGGAACAGGATATACGCCGAGGGCAAGGTCAACTATGACAG GTCCGAGTCGGAATCGGAATCCAGCGGGACGAGCGTCAGATCCTCCCACGATCCTTTCAGGAAGCTCAGGTTCCTGAACGTTAACGGTACACTGTTGTCAACGTGGGACGACGTGGAGAGGCTGGCCAGGTTCCCCGTACTCAAATCGCTGAGGATCCAGGGTTGCCCTCTTTTCGAG AGTCCTCGAGAGTACACTGAACATGAGAGGCGACAGCTCTTAATAGCCAGACTTCCAAACGTCGAGACATTGAATGGCGGGGGCGTAATATCATCCCAGGAGCGCGAGGACGCCGAGAGGGCCTTCATCAGATACTACATGGACAAACCGGAAGCGGACAGACCGGAAAG GTACTCCGAGCTCGTGGCTATTCACGGAAAGCTGGATCCGCTGGTACACGTCGACCTGACGCCCGAGAAGAGGGTCAAGGTCACCTTCACTTACGGAGATCTCGTCGAA GTACGGTCCGTGGACGTGTACAGGACGGTTTTTGAGCTGAAAACCAAACTAGAATCTATGGTGAAGATCCCAGCCAACAGGATGAGACTCTTCTACGTCGATCAG GAAATGAAGGCGCAGTATGGGCCAGAAGAGATGTTGTATCCGAACAAACAGCTCTATCGGTACAATATTCGAAATGGAGACGAAATCATTATCGATAGTAAGTTGAACCGGTGCGCGTCGGCGTCTTCGACCACGTCTTCCATACGTTCCTGA